A genomic segment from Saccharomyces eubayanus strain FM1318 chromosome IX, whole genome shotgun sequence encodes:
- the SER33 gene encoding phosphoglycerate dehydrogenase SER33, whose amino-acid sequence MSNQATDNLQDSFQRAMNFSGSPGAVSTSPTQSFMNTLPRRVSITKQPKALKPFSTGDMKILLLENVNPTAIKIFKEQGYQVEFHKSSLPEEELIEKIKDAHAIGIRSKTRLTEKILQHARNLVCIGCFCIGTNQVDLKYAASKGIAVFNSPFSNSRSVAELVIAEIISLARQLGDRSIELHTGTWNKVAARCWEVRGKTLGIVGYGHIGSQLSVLAEAMGLHVLYYDIVTIMALGTAKQVSTLDELLNKSDFISLHVPATPETENMLSAPQFAAMKDGAYVINASRGTVVDIPALVQAKKANKIGGAALDVYPHEPAKNGEGSFSDQLNDWTSELVSLPNIILTPHIGGSTEEAQSAIGIEVATALTKYINEGNTVGSVNFPEVSLKSLDYDQENTVRVLYIHRNVPGVLKTVNNILSDHNIEKQFSDSHGEIAYLMADISSVNQSEIKDIYEQLNQTSAKVSIRLLY is encoded by the coding sequence ATGTCTAATCAAGCTACCGATAATTTGCAAGATTCCTTCCAACGTGCTATGAACTTTTCTGGTTCTCCAGGCGCGGTTTCGACCTCACCAACTCAATCATTCATGAATACATTACCTCGTCGTGTAAGCATTACAAAACAGCCAAAGGCTCTGAAACCTTTTTCTACAGGTGACATGAAGATTTTATTGTTAGAAAACGTCAATCCAACTgcaatcaaaattttcaaagagcAAGGTTACCAAGTGGAATTTCATAAATCCTCTTTACCTGAGGAGGAActgattgaaaaaatcaaagatgCTCATGCCATTGGTATCAGATCTAAAACAAGAttaactgaaaaaatactaCAGCATGCCAGAAATCTAGTCTGCATCGGTTGCTTTTGCATAGGTACCAACCAAGTGGATTTGAAATATGCTGCTAGTAAAGGTATTGCTGTTTTTAATTCTCCTTTCTCGAATTCGAGGTCTGTAGCAGAATTAGTCATTGCTGAAATCATCAGTTTGGCAAGACAATTAGGTGACAGATCCATTGAGTTGCATACAGGCACGTGGAATAAAGTTGCCGCTAGATGTTGGGAGGTAAGAGGAAAGACACTTGGTATTGTCGGGTATGGACACATTGGTTCCCAATTATCTGTCCTTGCAGAAGCTATGGGGTTGCATGTCCTATATTACGATATTGTAACAATTATGGCCTTAGGTACTGCTAAGCAGGTTTCTACTTTAGATGAGTTATTGAACAAGTCTGATTTCATATCATTACATGTACCAGCTACTCCTGAGACTGAAAATATGCTATCTGCTCCACAATTTGCAGCTATGAAAGACGGCGCATATGTGATCAACGCTTCGAGAGGTACTGTGGTAGATATCCCGGCTTTGGTTCAAGCTAAGAAGGCAAACAAAATAGGCGGAGCAGCTCTGGATGTTTACCCACATGAACCTGCCAAAAATGGAGAGGGTTCATTTAGTGATCAACTAAATGATTGGACTTCCGAACTGGTTTCCTTGCCAAATATTATCCTGACCCCACACATTGGTGGTTCTACAGAAGAAGCCCAAAGCGCCATTGGTATTGAAGTGGCAACGGCCTTAACCAAATATATTAACGAAGGTAACACCGTGGGCTCTGTGAATTTCCCAGAAGTTAGTTTGAAGTCCTTAGATTATGATCAAGAAAACACAGTACGTGTCTTATATATTCATCGCAACGTTCCTGGTGTCTTGAAGACAGTTAACAATATTTTATCCGATCATAACATCGAGAAACAATTCTCAGATTCTCATGGTGAAATCGCCTATTTGATGGCCGATATCTCTTCTGTTAATCAAAGCGAAATCAAGGATATATATGAGCAGCTAAACCAAACATCTGCTAAAGTTTCTATCAGACTGTTGTACTGA
- the SPO22 gene encoding Spo22p, with protein MSDVNISSTFRTTLVELCGIYTIKNTLIYLHVNKYKELTRKNSTFIDKETATWITSQVFAAKNLEKNDLTIIDNKINALYPISEKYDRSFRTTTVILDEELILKLENSASSLWNSLTIAMKAEKTLDEYFKEVFCKCKIFATKLLSVHEALFQTNTNLLRTFKCYVNSFKTVSEYNFKDLLRNIQQHTEKYLQIINEKTEKFSHEEKVEFKKLNFEFYLVNFQICLTENDLDTAKIYTSKVNITDNSKYMDADLLIELCRMIYNATVLLKESDVSGTQQIDKNIVYFLKDVEKYLELPVENLKAHTDYSNLRYSVLIFMTNCLIGEYPQTSEFEECDHYLSLLQNEYPNKVDPFILAIKLINRKEITNPAETIEEILMRMIMSVDVTLNFQTVMASINDLSKIDTKLSIVCLDYLLVNKLHSKNDTKLLEKAICSRFLITTQSKTMKDSEIAESLDDFCTQIERMVSEPLSKHTISCIITLLWNTGKKLEKMENYVESIKFYKLALKDIISQNYSDRGKVQRALQAVYNKIHDYSSTLKIYQHMDEEDKESPLCQLLILQFFLANDNVDEALMCLQKIKLSEDEKSTNALILAVAECKRKTDLSVQGLLMLFEKLQSKNSPQNISTTSNSQTLSLLRYTLQMIVKVSEEESIETFINYLPTVEKLLLKAVEFLKTVKLLKELPSDVEKDAIYQQSVTINEIEWFASFSYNVAVKCLTDELCDSVSQFPQFCIQFIDLIPIQDFTFPKMYHFTYWKFKSLILQLVIAKEEIVNDCHSKHQDIYERSGELVDNINSMKKSSEFKDGSSSEDTKTINECFLEALTIHLESALITSDQNKILDILKKTEFYRDSHVDALLVDISSNMEDLPRGLLVEVIETVLGRNIGCTEIKEQELCLWLQILLENAINLNHEVDLRILERVLKTLVANQSSFQDPDGILQTEIETIATYCWNIGVNCIIKENKGKGIAWCKHSMGYANLVNKGLQEQLYSLWGSLASSANIDINSAVNETHLPI; from the coding sequence ATGTCCGACGTTAATATTAGCTCTACCTTTAGAACGACCCTGGTCGAGTTATGCGGTATATATACCATTAAAAACACCCTTATCTACCTTCATGTAAACAAGTATAAAGAactaacaagaaaaaattcaacattcattgataaagaaactGCAACGTGGATAACATCCCAGGTCTTTGCTGCTAAAAATTTGGAGAAAAACGATCTAACCATAATAGAcaataaaataaatgcaTTGTATCCCATCAGCGAAAAGTATGATAGGTCTTTTAGAACCACTACCGTTATCTTAGACGAAGAACTTATCTTGAAACTGGAGAATTCGGCATCCAGTCTATGGAATTCCTTGACTATTGCCATGAAAGCTGAAAAAACATTGGATGAATACTTCAAGGAAGTCTTTTGTAAATGTAAAATATTTGCAACTAAGCTTCTATCCGTTCATGAAGCTTTGTTTCAGACAAATACCAACCTTCTAAGGACCTTTAAGTGTTACGTTAACTCCTTCAAAACTGTTAGTGAATataatttcaaagatctATTAAGGAACATACAGCAACATacagaaaaatatttacaAATAATCAATGAAAAGACTGAGAAGTTTTCCCACGAGGAGAAAGTAGAGTTCAAAAAACTCAATTTTGAATTCTATTTGGtaaatttccaaatttgCCTTACAGAAAATGACTTGGATACCGCCAAGATTTACACCTCAAAGGTAAATATCACTGACAACTCTAAATACATGGACGCAGATTTGCTGATCGAATTGTGCAGAATGATCTACAATGCTACAGTTCTGTTGAAAGAAAGTGATGTCTCTGGGACTCAGCAAATagataaaaatattgtctattttttaaaggatGTGGAGAAGTACTTAGAGCTGCCTGTGGAAAACTTGAAAGCCCATACTGACTATAGTAATTTGAGATACTCAGTTTTGATATTCATGACTAATTGCTTGATTGGAGAATACCCACAAACTTCAGAATTCGAAGAATGTGACCATTATTTAAGTCTTTTACAAAACGAATATCCGAACAAAGTGGACCCTTTCATATTAGCAATTAAACTGATTAATCGAAAAGAGATTACAAATCCGGCAGAAACTATCGAAGAAATTTTAATGCGGATGATAATGTCAGTGGATGTCACGttaaattttcaaacagTTATGGCTTCGATCAatgatctttcaaaaattgacaCTAAGCTGTCTATAGTGTGCCTTGATTATTTGCTAGTCAATAAGCTGCATTCTAAAAATGATACGAAATTATTAGAAAAAGCCATATGTTCTAGATTTTTGATTACGACGCAATCTAAAACAATGAAAGATTCAGAAATAGCAGAAAGCTTAGATGATTTTTGTACccaaattgaaagaatggTATCAGAGCCTCTTTCTAAACATACCATCTCTTGTATAATAACTTTATTATGGAATACAGGGAAAAAATTAGAGAAGATGGAGAACTACGTTGAGTCAATtaaattttacaaattaGCTCTCAAAGATATTATAAGCCAAAACTATTCGGATAGAGGGAAAGTTCAAAGAGCTCTACAAGCTGTATATAACAAAATTCACGATTATTCTAGCACACTTAAAATTTACCAACATATGGATGAAGAGGACAAAGAATCTCCATTGTGCCAACTTCTAATACTGCAATTTTTCTTAGCAAATGATAACGTGGACGAGGCGCTTATGTGTCTTCAGAAGATAAAGTTATctgaagacgaaaaaagTACAAATGCTCTTATACTAGCTGTAGCCGAgtgtaaaagaaaaacagatTTGTCAGTTCAAGGTCTTCTCATGCTTTTTGAGAAGTTACAGTCGAAGAATAGTCCGCAAAACATATCAACTACATCAAATTCTCAAACATTAAGTCTCCTAAGATACACTTTACAGATGATTGTTAAGGTTTCGGAAGAGGAATCCATAGAAACGTTTATTAATTATTTGCCGACAGTAGAAAAACTCTTACTAAAGGCAGTCGAATTCCTTAAAACAGTTAAACTACTGAAAGAATTACCGTCAGACGTAGAGAAAGATGCAATTTATCAACAGTCCGTGACTATAAATGAAATAGAATGGTTTGCCTCGTTCTCATATAATGTCGCCGTGAAATGTTTAACTGATGAGTTGTGTGACTCTGTTTCTCAATTCCCCCAATTTTGTATCCAGTTTATTGATCTCATACCAATTCAAGATTTTACTTTCCCAAAAATGTATCACTTTACATATTGGAAATTTAAATCTCTAATTTTACAGTTAGTAAtagccaaagaagaaattgtcAATGACTGCCACTCAAAGCATCAGGACATATATGAAAGATCTGGTGAATTGGTCGACAACATAAACTCTATGAAGAAAAGTTCagaattcaaagatggGTCTTCTTCGGAAGATACtaaaacaataaatgaaTGTTTTTTGGAAGCACTAACAATACATTTGGAAAGCGCTTTGATAACGAGTgatcaaaataaaattttggacatattaaagaaaacagagTTTTACCGTGATAGCCACGTAGATGCATTATTGGTTGATATCTCGTCAAATATGGAAGATTTACCAAGGGGACTTCTTGTGGAAGTAATTGAAACTGTCCTAGGTAGAAATATAGGCTGTACTGAAATAAAGGAACAAGAGCTTTGTCTCTGGCTACAAATTTTATTGGAAAATGCAATCAATCTTAATCATGAAGTCGACCTTCGTATATTAGAAAGGGTTTTAAAGACTTTGGTTGCAAACCAATCAAGCTTTCAAGATCCAGATGGCATTCTTCAGACAGAAATAGAAACCATAGCTACCTATTGTTGGAACATCGGTGTCAACTGTATAATTAAGGAAAATAAAGGTAAAGGAATTGCTTGGTGTAAACACTCAATGGGATATGCAAACTTGGTCAACAAGGGTTTGCAGGAGCAGTTATACTCATTATGGGGGTCTTTAGCAAGCTCCGCCAATATTGACATAAATAGTGCCGTTAACGAGACGCATTTACCCATTTAG
- a CDS encoding SDR family oxidoreductase, which translates to MSPLRVAVVGANGRVGRLLLNQLKNSSSFATPLAIVRKQDQVDYFKNEAGVDASLTDIETSSASEIAAAIKGYDAVVFSAGAGYDGVERIFTVDLDGCIKVVEACENAGVKRFVVVSALRAEDRDFWWNLEGLREYYIAKRSADREIRSSKLDYTILQPGTLESNEGTGLFQPLDKLDEKASGLYSINNEDVASFITQTLLHPDVTVGKTIPLVNGNESIESFIQSL; encoded by the coding sequence ATGTCCCCCCTAAGAGTCGCAGTCGTTGGTGCCAATGGTAGAGTTGGTCGCCTGCTGTTAAACCAGTTGAAAAACAGTAGCAGTTTCGCAACACCATTAGCGATTGTCAGAAAGCAGGATCAAGTCGATTATTTCAAGAACGAAGCGGGTGTTGATGCGAGCTTGACAGATATAGAAACTTCCTCCGCTAGTGAGATTGCTGCCGCCATCAAGGGTTACGACGCCGTGGTCTTTAGTGCAGGCGCAGGTTACGATGGCGTTGAGAGAATCTTCACTGTAGACCTAGACGGCTGTATCAAGGTGGTCGAAGCTTGTGAAAATGCGGGTGTCAAGagatttgttgttgtttcgGCTCTCAGAGCAGAGGATAGAGATTTTTGGTGGAATTTGGAGGGTTTGCGTGAGTACTACATCGCAAAGAGATCGGCCGATCGTGAAATAAGAAGCTCCAAGTTAGATTACACCATCTTGCAACCAGGCACGCTGGAGTCAAACGAGGGCACCGGTTTGTTCCAACCCTTGGACAAATTAGACGAAAAGGCCTCTGGTCTTTACTCTATCAACAACGAAGATGTGGCTTCTTTCATCACACAAACTTTGCTACATCCAGATGTGACTGTGGGGAAGACTATACCTTTGGTCAACGGTAATGAATCAATTGAAAGttttattcaaagtttGTAA
- the SEC28 gene encoding coatomer subunit epsilon has translation MDYFNIKQNYYTGNFVQCLQEVEKFNKVTDNTLLFYKAKTLLALNQYQSQDPSSKFGKALDAYVNFLDTKDITELEGLLKDKQSSPYELHLLASAQAILGNLDESLETCVEGIDNDEMEGTTELLLLAIEVALLNNQASTASVIFDNYTNAIEENITGDNEMILNLAESYIKFGTNKETATSNFYYYEELSQTFPTWKTQLGLLNLHLQQRNIAEAQGIVELLLSDYYSVEQKENAALYKPNFLANQITLALMQGADTEDLTNQLVDLDHEHAFIKHHQEIDAKFDELVGKYDLSN, from the coding sequence ATGGATTACTTTAACATCAAACAGAATTACTACACGGGAAATTTCGTGCAATGTTTACAAGAAGTAGAGAAATTCAACAAAGTCACAGATAACACTTTATTGTTCTACAAAGCCAAGACCCTTTTAGCGTTGAACCAATATCAATCACAGGATCCTTCTTCTAAATTTGGTAAGGCTTTGGACGCGTACGTTAATTTCCTAGACACTAAAGACATTACAGAATTGGAAGGTTTACTAAAGGATAAACAAAGCTCCCCCTATGAATTACACCTTTTGGCCAGTGCCCAAGCTATTTTGGGTAACTTGGATGAAAGTTTGGAGACCTGTGTTGAAGGTATCGATAACGATGAGATGGAAGGAACCACGGAACTGCTGTTACTTGCCATTGAAGTTGCTTTGTTGAACAATCAAGCCTCCACGGCTTCCGTCATCTTTGATAATTATACTAATGcgattgaagaaaatattactGGTGACAAtgaaatgattttgaacCTTGCCGAATCGTATATCAAATTCGGTacaaacaaagaaacagcGACTTCCAACTTCTACTACTATGAAGAGTTATCTCAAACTTTTCCCACTTGGAAAACCCAATTGGGGTTGCTGAATTTACACTTACAACAACGAAACATAGCTGAAGCTCAAGGTATTGTTGAGTTATTACTTTCTGATTACTATAGTGTTgaacaaaaggaaaacgcTGCATTGTACAAACCTAACTTCCTGGCAAACCAAATCACGCTTGCCCTCATGCAAGGTGCTGATACTGAAGATCTAACAAATCAATTAGTAGACTTGGATCATGAGCATGCATTCATTAAGCATCACCAAGAAATCGATGCGAAATTCGATGAATTAGTGGGAAAATATGACCTGTCAAACTAA
- the RPN2 gene encoding proteasome regulatory particle base subunit RPN2, which translates to MSLTTAAPLLALLRENEDSVKTYALESINNVVDQLWSEISNELPDIEALYDDDTFSDREMAALIASKVYYNLGEYESAVRYALAAESRFNIDEQSQFVETIVSKSIEMYVRRASRQYTKDELFYTKDTIDPKLTSIFERMIEKCLQASELKLALGIALEGYRLDIIENTLKNKLDHDSASENVKIINYLLSLAISTVTNSKFRSSILRKSFDFLMSMPNRDYLTLNKVVVNLNDAELALQLFKKLKEENDEGLSAQIAFDLVSSASQQLLEILVTELTSQGCDSGLLNILSGLPTCDYYNTFLLNNKNIDIGLLNKSKSALDGKFSLFHTAVSVANGFMHAGTTDNSFIKANLPWLGKAQNWAKFTATASLGVIHKGNLLEGKKVMAPYLPGSRASSRFIKGGSLYGLGLIYAGFGRDTTDYLKNIIVENSGTAGDEDVDVLLHGASLGIGLAAMGSANIEVYEALKEVLYNDSATSGEAAALGMGLCMLGTGRPEAIHDMFTYSQETQHGNITRGLAVGLALINYGRQELADDLIAKMLASDESLLRYGGAFTIALAYAGTGNNSAVKRLLHVAVSDSNDDVRRAAVIALGFVLLRDYTTVPRIVQLLSKSHNAHVRCGTAFALGIACAGKGLQSAIDVLEPLTKDPVDFVRQAAMIALSMILIQQTEKLNPQVAEINKTFLSVITNKHQEGLAKFGACVAQGIMNAGGRNVTIQLENADTGTLDAKSVVGLVMFSQFWYWFPLSHFLSLSFTPTTVIGIRGNDQTIPKFQMNCYAKEDVFSYPKMYEEASGKEVEKVATAVLSTTARAKARAKKTKKEKGPNEEEKKKEREEKEKEADKKDIKETKENDEEFYKNKYSSKPYKVDNMTRILPQQSRYISFIKDDRFVPVRKFKGNNGVVVLRDKEPKEPIEMIETVKQMKDVNAPLPTPFKVEDNVDFPNA; encoded by the coding sequence atgtCCTTAACTACTGCTGCTCCACTTTTGGCGCTACTAAGGGAGAATGAAGATTCTGTCAAGACATATGCCCTAGAATCTATAAATAATGTTGTCGACCAATTATGGTCTGAAATTTCGAATGAATTGCCAGACATTGAAGCATTGTACGATGATGACACTTTTTCCGATCGTGAAATGGCTGCTTTGATTGCATCCAAGGTGTACTACAACCTTGGTGAATATGAATCTGCCGTTAGATATGCTCTTGCCGCAGAGAGTCGTTTCAACATAGATGAACAATCTCAGTTCGTTGAAACCATAGTCTCAAAGAGTATCGAAATGTACGTCCGCAGAGCTTCCAGGCAATACACTAAGGACGAACTGTTTTACACTAAGGATACTATTGACCCAAAATTAACGTCTATTTTTGAACGCATGATAGAAAAATGTTTACAAGCCTCCGAACTTAAACTTGCTTTAGGTATTGCCTTAGAAGGCTATAGATTGGATATAATTGAGAATACTTTAAAAAACAAGCTGGATCACGATTCAGCTTCTGAGAATGTTAAAATCATTAACTACTTATTATCACTTGCCATAAGCACCGTGACAAACTCGAAATTCAGATCCTCGATATTGagaaaatcttttgacTTCCTAATGAGCATGCCTAATCGCGATTATTTAACGCTCAACAAAGTGGTTGTGAATTTGAATGATGCCGAATTGGCACTTCaattatttaaaaaattgaaggaagaaaacgaTGAAGGGTTATCCGCGCAAATTGCATTTGATTTAGTCTCTTCTGCATCTCAGCAATTACTTGAGATATTGGTTACTGAATTAACTAGTCAAGGTTGCGATTCCGGCTTATTGAATATTCTGTCCGGTCTACCGACTTGTGATTACTACAACACCTTccttttgaataataaaaatattgatattGGCCTGTTAAATAAATCCAAATCAGCTTTGGATGGgaagttttctttattcCATACCGCCGTCAGTGTTGCTAACGGGTTCATGCACGCTGGTACCACCGACAACTCGTTCATCAAGGCAAACTTACCTTGGTTAGGAAAAGCTCAAAACTGGGCAAAATTTACGGCCACAGCCTCGCTAGGTGTCATCCATAAAGGTAACCTGTTAGAAGGTAAAAAGGTTATGGCTCCTTATTTACCGGGTAGTCGAGCTTCTTCTAGATTCATTAAAGGTGGTTCATTGTATGGTTTAGGTTTGATCTATGCTGGTTTCGGTCGTGATACTACTGACTACTTAAAGAACATTATAGTCGAAAATAGCGGAACTGCAGGTGATGAAGATGTAGATGTCTTATTACATGGTGCTTCCCTAGGTATTGGTCTTGCTGCTATGGGATCAGCCAATATTGAAGTGTATGAAGCCTTAAAGGAAGTTCTTTATAACGACTCTGCAACATCCGGAGAGGCTGCTGCGCTAGGTATGGGTCTGTGTATGCTAGGAACAGGTAGGCCCGAAGCTATTCATGATATGTTCACGTACTCTCAAGAAACTCAACACGGTAACATTACTCGTGGTTTAGCAGTTGGATTAGCTTTAATAAATTACGGCCGTCAAGAGCTAGCTGATGATTTAATCGCCAAGATGTTAGCAAGTGATGAATCTCTATTACGTTACGGTGGTGCTTTCACAATTGCATTGGCCTATGCGGGCACGGGTAATAACTCTGCTGTCAAGAGGCTACTACATGTGGCTGTTTCAGACTCCAACGATGACGTTAGGAGAGCTGCAGTCATTGCATTGGgctttgttcttttacGTGATTACACCACAGTTCCAAGAATTGTTCAACTTCTATCGAAGTCTCATAATGCCCACGTTAGATGTGGTACTGCATTCGCACTTGGAATTGCATGCGCTGGTAAAGGTTTACAATCAGCCATTGACGTGTTGGAACCGTTAACAAAGGATCCGGTTGATTTTGTTCGCCAAGCGGCAATGATTGCCTTATCTATGATTCTAATTCAACAAACCGAAAAGTTGAACCCACAAGTTGCTGAGATTAACAAAACATTCTTGAGTGTAATCACGAATAAGCACCAAGAGGGATTAGCTAAATTTGGTGCATGTGTAGCACAAGGTATAATGAATGCTGGTGGACGTAATGTCACAATTCAGCTCGAAAATGCCGACACGGGTACTCTGGACGCCAAATCTGTGGTTGGTTTGGTCATGTTCTCGCAATTCTGGTACTGGTTCCCATTGTCTCACTTTTTATCCCTATCTTTTACTCCAACAACAGTTATCGGTATCCGCGGTAATGACCAAACTATACCAAAATTCCAAATGAACTGTTATGCCAAAGAAGATGTATTCAGCTATCCAAAGATGTACGAGGAAGCCAGTGGTAAAGAAGTAGAAAAGGTAGCTACTGCTGTTCTTTCCACCACTGCAAGAGCAAAGGCCAGAgcaaaaaagacaaagaaggAGAAGGGTCccaatgaagaagaaaagaaaaaagaacgtgaggaaaaagagaaggaagCAGACAAAAAAGACATaaaggaaacaaaagaaaatgacgAAGAATTTTACAAGAACAAATACTCTTCGAAGCCTTATAAAGTTGATAATATGACTCGTATACTGCCCCAGCAATCAAgatatatttctttcatcaaGGACGACAGATTTGTTCCTGTACGTAAATTTAAAGGAAACAACGGTGTGGTAGTTTTAAGAGACAAAGAACCTAAAGAACCAATAGAGATGATTGAAACCGTCAAACAAATGAAGGATGTTAATGCTCCACTTCCAACACCATTTAAGGTTGAAGATAACGTTGATTTCCCAAATGCTTAA
- the HOP1 gene encoding Hop1p has product MSNKQLVKPKTETKTDITTEQSQKLLQTMLTMSFGCLAFLRGLFPDDIFVDQRFVPEKVEKNYNKQATSQNNSIKIKTLIRGKSSQVDLLLDWLEKGVFKSIRLKCLKALSLGIFLEDPTDLLENYIFSFDYDEANNVNISVDLGDDKNKNKKASEDNETISLLDSRKMVQQLMRRFIIITQSLEPLPQKKFLTMRLMFNDNVDQDYQPELFKDATFEKRATLRVPTSLDNDAFNVGTLNTKHHKVALSVLSAATSTMEGAESTNFIRVDPFEMILEEQEQKQQEKSISAKPQNFVTSQTTNLLGNLLNSSQASIQPTQFVSNNTLTSLCNCECGLQVPKEATVLKTCKSCRKTLHGICYGNFLHSSIEKCFSCIFGPSLDIKWSKFQDLMMIRKVFRFLVRRKRGFPASITELIDSFIHLEDQNNEIKERVAFALFVFFLDETLCLDNGGKPSQTIRYVTNSVLVDLKGIVTPNNKKELKTNQEYILHFTTSSPKAGSFYQEVLPNSRKQIESWLEDITNLRRMYVETLSPSSTLQELDLNSSLPTQDPIIIGQKRKHYNLEEYLQDEKSSVMNDTMKAKDFDENVPTKVRKISVSKKTLKSNW; this is encoded by the coding sequence ATGTCTAACAAACAACTGGTAAAGCCAAAAACGGAGACAAAGACGGATATCACCACCGAACAGTCTCAAAAATTGCTTCAAACAATGCTAACAATGTCTTTTGGCTGCTTGGCATTTCTCAGAGGTTTGTTCCCAGACGATATATTTGTTGATCAACGATTCGTCCCAGAGAAAGTTGAGAAAAATTACAATAAACAAGCCACATCTCAAAATAATTccatcaaaatcaaaactttAATTAGAGGCAAATCCAGTCAAGTGGATCTGTTGTTAGACTGGTTGGAAAAGGGCGTCTTCAAATCAATCCGTTTAAAATGTCTGAAGGCGCTTTCGCTGGGcattttcttggaagatCCCACCGATCTTTTGGAgaattatatttttagCTTTGACTATGATGAAGCAAATAACGTTAATATAAGTGTTGATTTGGGGgatgataaaaacaaaaataagaaaGCGAGTGAAGACAACGAAACTATTTCTCTATtagattcaagaaaaatggtTCAACAGCTAATGAGACGGTTTATCATTATCACCCAGTCTTTGGAACCTTTGCCTCAGAAGAAATTCCTTACAATGAGGCTGATGTTTAATGATAATGTCGACCAAGATTACCAACCAGAACTATTTAAGGACGCTACCTTTGAGAAAAGAGCAACCTTGAGGGTCCCGACAAGCTTAGACAATGATGCGTTTAACGTCGGTACTCTGAATACAAAACATCATAAAGTGGCTCTTTCCGTTTTATCGGCGGCAACATCTACCATGGAGGGAGCCGAAAGTACAAATTTCATTAGAGTCGATCCCTTTGAAATGATTTTAGAGGAGCAAGAGCAAAAGCAACAGGAGAAATCAATTTCTGCAAAACCCCAGAACTTTGTTACAAGTCAAACAACAAATCTGCTTGGAAATCTTCTAAACTCTTCTCAAGCAAGTATACAACCGACTCAATTTGTTTCAAATAACACGCTCACTTCTCTTTGTAATTGCGAATGTGGATTGCAGGTTCCTAAAGAAGCCACGGTCTTGAAAACTTGTAAAAGCTGCCGAAAGACATTACATGGTATCTGTTATGGGAATTTCCTACATTCatcaattgaaaaatgtttttcttgtattttCGGTCCTTCATTAGATATTAAATGGTCCAAATTTCAAGACCTTATGATGATTAGAAAGGTTTTTAGGTTTCTGGTRAGAAGAAAGAGAGGCTTCCCAGCTTCCATAACGGAGCTGATTGATAGCTTTATTCACCTCGAGGATCAAAATAACgaaataaaagaaagagttGCTTTCGCCCtatttgtcttctttttggatGAAACACTCTGCCTGGATAATGGGGGTAAACCCAGCCAAACTATTAGGTATGTCACGAAttctgttcttgttgatttAAAAGGAATTGTCACAccaaataacaaaaaagaactgaaaacaaatcaaGAATATATATTGCATTTCACTACCAGTTCACCCAAAGCGGGAAGCTTTTATCAAGAAGTTCTACCAAactcaagaaaacaaatcgAGTCATGGTTGGAAGATATCACTAACTTGAGAAGAATGTATGTTGAGACTCTTTCTCCCTCTTCAACTTTGCAAGAGCTTGACCTCAATTCAAGCCTTCCAACTCAAGACCCGATAATAATTGgtcaaaagagaaagcaTTATAATCTTGAGGAGTACTtacaagatgaaaaaagcTCAGTTATGAATGATACGATGAAAGCAAAggattttgatgaaaatgtaCCAACAAAGGTTCGTAAAATTAGTGTCTCTAAAAAAACTCTGAAAAGTAACTGGTAG